One genomic region from Branchiostoma lanceolatum isolate klBraLanc5 chromosome 7, klBraLanc5.hap2, whole genome shotgun sequence encodes:
- the LOC136438329 gene encoding transport and Golgi organization 2 homolog — MGREGGTWIGIAETGRVSAITNILQPAPDPNAKGRGRLITDFLRGDQTPLAYLEELAKEGHLFNGFNLVTMDLTQDTNLAYYSNVSQDGPKVLSPGQHVISNSLLHTPFQKASNGKKLFQEVLQEKEEGSKDAFIESLLQLLDNNVQFPDDPQVKLQGTHLPETVRHGYTAIRVRTPRAANYGTRTNTIILVDQDNHVTFLEKTMKQPIDIDSPEWEVNKFEFDIGPRLTKSHI; from the exons ATGG GAAGGGAAGGAGGCACCTGGATTGGTATTGCAGAAACAGGTCGGGTGTCAGCCATTACCAACATCCTGCAGCCCGCACCAGATCCCAACGCAAAAGGAAGGGGACGTCTCATCACTGACTTCTTAAGAGGGGACCAAACACCGCTGGCATATCTTGAAGAACTCGCTAAAGAGGGACACCTATTCAATGGTTTTAACCTGGTGACTATGGATCTCACCCAAGATACAAATCTAGCATATTACAGCAACGTTTCTCAAGACGGTCCGAAAGTCTTGTCTCCAGGACAGCATGTCATAAGTAACTCCCTACTCCACACACCATTTCAAAAGGCAAGCAACGGGAAGAAGTTATTCCAGGAGGTTCTACAAGAGAAGGAGGAAGGTAGCAAAGATGCTTTCATTGAGAGTCTGCTGCAACTCCTTGATAACAACGTGCAATTTCCTGATGACCCACAAGTGAAGTTACAGGGAACTCATTTACCAGAAACAGTTCGACACGGGTACACAGCCATCCGCGTGCGGACGCCAAGAGCGGCTAACTACGGAACAAGAACCAATACCATCATTCTGGTTGATCAGGATAATCACGTCACTTTCCTGGAGAAGACGATGAAACAGCCTATTGACATTGACAGTCCTGAGTGGGAGGTGAACAAGTTTGAATTTGACATCGGGCCAAGGCTGACTAAATCGCACATCTAG
- the LOC136438755 gene encoding transport and Golgi organization 2 homolog — translation MCILFLKLDPAGTVTGAPGGRYKVVLAANRDEYYSRPAKPAHFWGENPRVLSGLDMEPGREGGTWIGIAETGRVSAITNILQPAPDPNAKGRGRLITDFLRGDQTPLAYLEELAKEGHLFNGFNLVTMDLTQDTNLAYYSNVSQDGPKVLSPGQHVISNSLLHTPFQKASNGKKLFQEVLQEKEKGNKDAFIESLLQLLDNNVQFPDDPQVKLQGTHLPDTVRNGYTAIRVRTPRAANYGTRTNTIILVDQDNHVTFLEKTMKQPIDIDSPEWEVNKFEFDIGPRLTKSHI, via the exons ATGTGTATTCTTTTTCTGAAGCTTGACCCTGCTGGTACCGTCACAGGTGCACCAGGTGGTCGGTACAAGGTCGTCCTGGCCGCCAACAGAGACGAGTACTACAGCCGACCTGCCAAACCCGCACACTTCTGGGGAGAAAACCCGCGGGTTCTGAGCGGCCTGGACATGGAACCGG GAAGGGAAGGAGGCACCTGGATTGGTATTGCAGAAACAGGTCGGGTGTCAGCCATTACCAACATCCTGCAGCCCGCACCAGATCCCAACGCAAAAGGAAGGGGACGTCTCATCACTGACTTCTTAAGAGGGGACCAAACACCGCTGGCATATCTTGAAGAACTCGCTAAAGAGGGACACCTATTCAATGGTTTTAACCTGGTGACTATGGATCTCACCCAAGATACAAATCTAGCATATTACAGCAACGTTTCTCAAGACGGTCCGAAAGTCTTGTCTCCAGGACAGCATGTCATAAGTAACTCCCTACTCCACACACCATTTCAAAAGGCAAGCAACGGGAAGAAGTTATTCCAGGAGGTTCTACAAGAGAAGGAGAAAGGTAACAAAGATGCTTTCATTGAGAGTCTGTTGCAACTCCTTGATAACAACGTGCAATTTCCTGATGACCCACAAGTGAAGTTGCAGGGAACTCATTTACCAGACACAGTTCGAAACGGGTACACAGCCATCCGCGTGCGGACGCCAAGAGCGGCTAACTACGGAACAAGAACGAATACGATCATTCTGGTTGATCAGGATAATCACGTCACTTTCCTGGAGAAGACGATGAAACAGCCTATTGACATTGACAGTCCTGAGTGGGAGGTAAACAAGTTTGAATTTGACATCGGGCCAAGGCTGACTAAATCGCACATCTAG